The following coding sequences are from one bacterium window:
- a CDS encoding 4Fe-4S binding protein, which yields MTSERPPNQVVFTNKARCRDCYRCVRVCPVKAISMHKGQAMVEPERCLACGTCIRECPQGAKQFRNDIECAVRLIGSGRPVAVSLAPSFAAAYSDWERKRLPSALRKLGFSHIAETAIGAYQVAAMTAELVRHQPDRAHVCTACPAVVSYVEKYDPELVPSLTPIVSPMMAHARHIREKLGPQAGVVFIGPCVAKKAEADRPEFAGLVDCVLTFRELAEWMEREGISLAACEESDFDDEPEGEARFFPVTGGSIRTSHLNTDLLAADVVPVTGIDEIRAALDSLKEHPRPVIIEPLFCAQGCINGPAITCDANVYDRRQDLMGYAHDHQGRTPEGEVPARPALRTEFTPAGLDADQPIREEEIKRILALTGKVAPEDELNCGACGYNSCRDKAIAVLRGMAEPEMCIPYMRRLAEQRTDRIIETSPNGIVILDERLTIIAMNPAFRRFFMCSEACLGKPISYLMDPDPFERLASGAEEIVEMTARHDRYKLVTHQIMYALREEHQYAGIFVNVTSTHDSQKKLTELRAQTLTQARELLEHQLSMAQKMAQFLGESTAQGEQLVEHLVELTGEDEEKRSAEGSDWLWDTYTPR from the coding sequence ATGACCTCCGAGCGTCCGCCTAATCAGGTCGTGTTCACGAACAAGGCGCGCTGCCGTGACTGCTACCGCTGCGTGCGCGTCTGCCCGGTGAAGGCCATCTCGATGCACAAGGGCCAGGCGATGGTCGAGCCGGAGCGCTGCCTGGCCTGCGGCACGTGCATCCGCGAGTGCCCCCAGGGCGCCAAGCAGTTCCGCAACGACATCGAGTGCGCCGTGCGCCTCATCGGCTCGGGCCGGCCGGTGGCCGTATCGCTGGCCCCCTCCTTTGCGGCGGCGTATTCGGACTGGGAGCGCAAGCGGCTGCCCTCGGCCCTGCGCAAGCTGGGCTTCAGCCATATCGCCGAGACGGCCATCGGCGCCTACCAGGTCGCGGCCATGACCGCCGAGCTGGTGCGCCACCAGCCGGACCGGGCGCACGTCTGCACCGCCTGCCCGGCCGTGGTGAGCTACGTCGAGAAGTACGACCCCGAGCTGGTCCCGAGCCTCACGCCCATCGTCTCGCCCATGATGGCCCACGCCCGCCATATCCGGGAGAAGCTGGGCCCCCAGGCGGGGGTCGTCTTCATCGGCCCCTGTGTCGCCAAGAAGGCCGAGGCCGACCGGCCGGAGTTCGCCGGGCTGGTGGATTGCGTCCTGACCTTCCGCGAGCTGGCCGAATGGATGGAGCGCGAGGGCATCTCGCTGGCTGCCTGCGAGGAAAGTGACTTCGACGACGAGCCGGAGGGCGAGGCGCGGTTCTTCCCCGTCACCGGCGGCAGCATCCGCACCTCCCATCTGAACACCGACCTGCTCGCCGCGGACGTGGTGCCGGTGACCGGCATAGACGAGATCCGCGCCGCCCTCGACAGCCTCAAGGAGCACCCGCGCCCCGTCATCATCGAGCCGCTGTTCTGCGCCCAGGGCTGCATCAACGGCCCGGCGATCACCTGCGACGCCAATGTGTACGACCGGCGGCAGGACCTCATGGGCTATGCGCACGACCACCAGGGCCGAACCCCGGAGGGCGAGGTCCCGGCCCGCCCGGCGCTGCGCACCGAGTTCACCCCGGCCGGCCTCGACGCCGATCAGCCGATCCGCGAGGAAGAGATCAAGCGCATCCTGGCACTGACGGGCAAGGTCGCCCCCGAGGATGAGCTGAACTGCGGGGCCTGCGGCTACAACTCCTGCCGCGACAAGGCCATCGCGGTCCTGCGCGGCATGGCCGAGCCCGAGATGTGCATCCCGTACATGCGGCGCCTGGCCGAGCAGCGGACCGACCGCATCATCGAGACCAGCCCCAACGGCATCGTGATCCTCGACGAGCGCCTCACCATCATCGCCATGAACCCGGCCTTCCGGCGCTTCTTCATGTGCTCGGAGGCTTGCCTGGGCAAGCCCATCTCCTACCTAATGGACCCCGACCCCTTCGAGCGGCTCGCGTCGGGCGCCGAGGAGATCGTGGAGATGACCGCGCGCCACGATCGCTACAAGCTGGTCACCCACCAGATCATGTACGCACTGCGCGAGGAGCACCAGTACGCCGGTATCTTCGTCAACGTCACCTCCACCCACGACAGCCAGAAGAAGCTGACCGAACTGCGCGCCCAGACCCTCACCCAGGCGCGCGAGTTGCTCGAACACCAGCTCAGCATGGCCCAGAAGATGGCCCAGTTCCTCGGCGAAAGCACCGCCCAGGGCGAGCAACTGGTGGAGCACCTGGTGGAGCTGACCGGCGAGGACGAGGAGAAGCGGAGTGCCGAGGGGTCCGACTGGCTGTGGGATACCTACACGCCCCGGTGA
- a CDS encoding [FeFe] hydrogenase, group A, which yields MKSTDVAIIDGREVPIEGEPNVLELARKANIEIPTFCYHSELSVYGACRLCLVEIEGRGIVTSCSTAPEPGMKITTNNEKIRAIRKIAVELLLANHEQACPTCAKSATCKLQAISRRLGLDQVRFHATQPAFPLDTSSPSLVRDPNKCVLCGDCVRMCAEVQGIGAIDFTHRGAHVQVAPAFDKDLAQVECVNCGQCASVCPTGAITPKSQVEPVWQVLHNPQKKVVAQIAPAVRVALGEAFGLEPGVVTTGQIVAALKALGFDKVFDTSFAADLTVVEEGNEFLSRVAQGGKLPQFTSCCPGWIKFAEQYYPELLPHLSSCKSPQQMFGALAREVLPEQLSVANEDLVIVSIMPCTAKKFEAQRSEFIHDGVPEVDFVLTTQELAHMIDEAGLKFNKLQPESLDLPLGFKTGAGVIFGVTGGVTEAVLRLAAEKLGGVKLEAVDFHEVRGLEGLREAEVTVNGQTIRLALVNGLANARRVAEQVKAGESQYDLIEVMACPGGCIGGAGQPVSFEHDVRQRRAAGLYEADKTLQLHKAQENPYVQEAYQTTLGEVGGHKAHALLHTGYHSRRRIQDEDVDLVSGAQHKLQISVCVGTSCYLRGSQDLLRALIHRLEDEGLADQVDVKATFCFERCDRGPTVRVGEQILERTNLDKVMAALTAQLAAVAV from the coding sequence ATGAAGAGCACGGATGTCGCGATCATAGACGGGCGGGAAGTACCGATCGAGGGCGAGCCCAATGTCCTCGAGCTGGCTCGCAAGGCCAACATCGAGATCCCGACCTTCTGCTACCACTCGGAGTTGAGCGTGTACGGCGCTTGCCGCCTGTGCCTGGTGGAGATCGAGGGCCGGGGCATCGTCACCTCCTGCTCCACCGCCCCCGAGCCGGGCATGAAGATCACGACCAACAACGAGAAGATCCGCGCGATCCGCAAGATCGCCGTGGAGCTGCTGCTGGCCAACCACGAGCAGGCCTGCCCCACGTGCGCCAAGAGCGCCACCTGCAAGCTGCAGGCCATCTCGCGGCGGCTGGGCCTGGATCAGGTGCGCTTCCACGCCACCCAGCCGGCCTTCCCGCTCGACACCTCCTCGCCCTCGCTGGTGCGCGACCCGAACAAGTGCGTGCTGTGCGGTGATTGCGTGCGCATGTGCGCGGAAGTGCAGGGCATCGGCGCGATTGACTTCACGCATCGCGGCGCCCACGTACAGGTCGCCCCGGCCTTCGACAAGGACCTCGCGCAGGTCGAGTGCGTCAACTGCGGCCAGTGCGCCAGCGTCTGCCCCACCGGCGCCATCACCCCCAAGTCACAGGTCGAGCCGGTGTGGCAAGTGCTCCACAACCCGCAGAAGAAGGTCGTCGCCCAGATTGCGCCGGCCGTCCGCGTCGCCCTCGGCGAGGCCTTCGGCCTGGAGCCCGGCGTCGTGACCACCGGCCAGATCGTGGCGGCGCTGAAGGCCCTCGGCTTTGACAAGGTGTTCGACACCTCCTTCGCCGCAGACCTGACGGTCGTCGAGGAGGGCAACGAGTTCCTCAGCCGGGTGGCGCAGGGCGGCAAGCTGCCGCAGTTCACCTCCTGCTGCCCCGGCTGGATCAAGTTCGCCGAGCAGTACTACCCGGAGCTGCTGCCGCACCTGTCCTCGTGCAAGTCGCCCCAGCAGATGTTCGGGGCGCTGGCCCGCGAGGTCTTGCCCGAGCAGCTCAGCGTAGCGAACGAGGACCTCGTCATCGTCTCCATCATGCCCTGCACCGCCAAGAAGTTCGAGGCGCAGCGCTCGGAGTTCATCCACGACGGCGTGCCGGAGGTGGACTTCGTGCTGACCACCCAGGAACTGGCTCACATGATTGACGAGGCCGGCCTGAAGTTCAACAAGCTGCAGCCCGAGTCGCTGGACCTGCCCCTGGGCTTCAAGACCGGCGCGGGCGTCATCTTCGGCGTGACCGGCGGCGTCACCGAGGCCGTGCTGCGGCTGGCGGCCGAGAAGCTCGGCGGCGTGAAGCTGGAGGCCGTGGACTTCCACGAAGTGCGCGGGCTGGAGGGCTTGCGCGAGGCGGAGGTCACAGTGAACGGCCAGACCATCCGCCTCGCGCTGGTGAACGGACTGGCCAACGCCCGCCGCGTGGCCGAGCAGGTCAAGGCCGGCGAGAGCCAGTATGATCTGATCGAGGTCATGGCCTGCCCCGGCGGTTGCATCGGCGGGGCCGGGCAGCCCGTCTCGTTCGAGCATGACGTGCGGCAGCGCCGCGCCGCGGGCCTGTACGAGGCCGACAAGACGCTGCAACTGCACAAGGCGCAGGAGAACCCCTACGTCCAGGAGGCCTACCAGACGACTCTGGGCGAGGTGGGCGGGCACAAGGCGCACGCGCTGCTGCACACCGGCTACCACAGCCGCCGGCGCATCCAGGATGAGGACGTGGACCTGGTCAGCGGCGCCCAGCACAAGCTGCAGATCAGCGTGTGCGTGGGGACGAGTTGCTACCTGCGCGGCTCGCAGGACCTGCTGCGCGCCCTGATCCACCGGCTGGAGGACGAGGGGCTGGCCGACCAGGTGGATGTCAAGGCCACCTTCTGCTTCGAGCGCTGCGACCGCGGGCCGACGGTGCGCGTCGGCGAGCAGATCCTGGAACGGACCAATCTAGACAAGGTTATGGCGGCCCTGACGGCGCAACTGGCCGCAGTGGCTGTCTGA